One Rosa chinensis cultivar Old Blush chromosome 3, RchiOBHm-V2, whole genome shotgun sequence DNA window includes the following coding sequences:
- the LOC112194016 gene encoding uncharacterized protein LOC112194016: MAFASKLVLVSLLLVVFLMINIKPSLSQSTQQLIEKICRSTEDYGFCRRTFEAHLKSPNANIVDLTQITLEVATDHATKTHEFIRQTLETTRDPALKNALSECENAYGLIMHAFELAVVSFFFGDYKNIEKEERITPRTEASCEASLYTPPNKQKHILDERSREMRIFIGMSLVSAQELVRSKLKSAPVPAPAPLFVTSPSKASVFH; the protein is encoded by the coding sequence ATGGCTTTTGCTAGTAAGTTAGTACTTGTTTCATTACTGTTGGTTGTGTTCCTCATGATCAATATCAAACCATCACTGAGTCAAAGCACACAGCAACTGATCGAGAAGATATGCCGGTCCACTGAGGACTATGGGTTTTGCAGGAGAACTTTCGAAGCACACTTGAAGTCCCCAAATGCCAATATTGTTGACCTAACCCAGATAACCCTAGAGGTGGCAACAGACCACGCAACCAAAACTCACGAGTTTATCAGGCAGACGCTTGAAACAACAAGAGACCCGGCATTGAAGAACGCTCTTTCCGAGTGTGAGAATGCTTATGGTCTAATCATGCATGCATTTGAGTTGGCGGTGGTGTCGTTTTTCTTCGGCGACTACAAAAATATTGAGAAGGAGGAGCGCATCACACCGCGAACAGAAGCGAGCTGCGAAGCATCACTCTACACGCCACCAAATAAGCAGAAGCACATTTTGGATGAAAGAAGCAGGGAAATGAGGATTTTCATTGGCATGTCGCTGGTTTCAGCGCAGGAACTCGTTCGATCAAAGCTTAAGTCAGCACCTGTTCCTGCACCTGCTCCGCTGTTCGTAACATCACCATCCAAGGCATCCGTTTTTCATTAA
- the LOC112191546 gene encoding trafficking protein particle complex subunit 4: protein MAAIYSLYIINKSGGLIFYKDYGSAGRMDTNDSLRLASLWHSMHAISQQLSPVSGCAGIELLQADTFDLHCFQSLTGTKFFVVSEPGTQHMEGLLKHIYELYTDYVLKNPFYEMEMPIRCELFDMNLTQAIQKDRVALLAR, encoded by the exons ATGGCAGCGATTTACAGCCTCTACATCATCAACAAATCAGGCGGCTTGATCTtctacaag GACTATGGATCGGCGGGAAGGATGGACACTAATGATAGCTTGAGGCTTGCAAGCTTGTGGCACTCAATGCACGCCATTTCTCAGCAATTGTCTCCGGTTTCCGGTTGCGCCGGCATCGAGCTTCTCCAAGCTGATACCTTTGATCTTCATTGCTTCCAATCACTGACTG GGACAAAGTTCTTTGTTGTCAGTGAGCCTGGTACGCAGCACATGGAAGGTCTCTTGAAACACATCTATGAGCTGTACACTGATTATGTCTTGAAGAACCCTTTCTATGAGATGGAGATGCCTATACGGTGCGAGCTCTTTGATATGAACCTAACACAGGCAATACAAAAGGATCGTGTTGCCTTGTTGGCCCGATGA
- the LOC112191543 gene encoding ABC transporter I family member 20, with the protein MGVKQGSEPTIVINRLKFTYPGINGHPPPGAKPLIDDFSLTLNAGDRCLLVGSNGAGKTTILKILGGKHMVDPSMVRVLGRSAFHDTALTGSGDLSYLGGEWRRDVAFAGFDVPIQMDVSAEKLINGVAGIDPQRRAELIKVLDIDLSWRLHKVSDGQRRRVQICMGLLRPYKVLLLDEITVDLDVLARADLLQFLRKECEERGATIIYATHIFDGLENWPSHIVYVANGKLQLSMPMDKVRETYKLSLMRTVESWLRKEREEERARRKERKARGLPEFDEQIEGNRVINNGWAAGRLNSTVAGEENFVWSSNRVLRQ; encoded by the exons ATGGGTGTGAAGCAAGGTTCTGAACCAACGATCGTGATCAACCGGCTCAAATTCACCTACCCGGGAATCAACGGCCACCCGCCGCCCGGCGCCAAGCCTCTGATCGACGACTTCTCCCTCACGCTCAACGCCGGCGACCGATGCCTCCTAGTCGGATCCAACGGCGCCGGGAAAACCACGATCCTCAAGATTCTCGGAGGCAAGCACATGGTCGACCCCAGCATGGTCCGGGTTCTGGGTCGGTCCGCTTTCCACGACACCGCTCTCACCGGCTCCGGCGACCTGTCGTATCTGGGAGGAGAGTGGCGGCGTGACGTGGCGTTTGCCGGGTTCGACGTTCCGATACAGATGGATGTTTCGGCTGAGAAATTGATAAACGGGGTGGCTGGGATTGACCCACAAAGGAGAGCTGAGCTGATCAAGGTGTTGGATATTGATCTTTCATGGAGGTTGCACAAGGTCTCAGATGGTCAGAGAAGAAGGGTCCAGATCTGTATGGGTCTGCTCAGACCATATAAG GTGCTTCTGCTGGATGAGATCACAGTGGACCTTGATGTGCTAGCGAGGGCGGACCTTCTCCAGTTCTTGAGGAAGGAATGTGAGGAGCGAGGTGCTACGATCATTTACGCGACGCATATCTTCGACGGGTTGGAGAATTGGCCATCACACATTGTGTATGTTGCTAATGGGAAGCTGCAATTGTCAATGCCGATGGACAAGGTTAGGGAGACGTACAAGCTGTCGCTCATG AGAACAGTTGAGAGTTGGCTGAGGAAGGAGCGCGAGGAGGAGAGGGcgagaagaaaagagaggaagGCAAGAGGTCTTCCCGAGTTTGATGAACAAATTGAGGGCAACCGTGTGATTAATAATGGTTGGGCGGCCGGGCGCCTCAACTCCACCGTCGCCGGAGAAGAAAACTTTGTGTGGAGCTCAAACAGAGTTCTCAGGCAATAG